The following DNA comes from Capsicum annuum cultivar UCD-10X-F1 chromosome 7, UCD10Xv1.1, whole genome shotgun sequence.
TTGAGGTTAAGTTCagatctttattttttgaagtaCTTTGTGTTAGAAACATCATGTTACTGCATTTTTTTTAGTGGAGTTTGTAGTGttgtttttttcctctttttgataGGGTGGATGGTGGCAGGGGCGGAGCTAGGTAGGCTCGATAGAAAATTATACTACTTATAGattaaattatcttttggatctttttttaatctatattatataatagatgttgaaacTTTTTCTGACTTCTTGTGGTTGCTTCTATATAATTTGAACTCCTTAATGAAAATTGTGATTCGCGTTGTTGgtggttgtttggtttgatggGATTTTGTGGGATGGATTGTGAATTTGGATGAACGTGAAAGTCAGTTTCTTGAAGAAATAAAAGCTTTTGTCTAGAAATACAAGTTGGAATGGTAATTTGGCTATATAGGCCAGAGGTGGAGGTAGGGGATGCAAGGGGTTGGTAAAATTGTACTGTATATATAAGGTTAAAATTATTtactaggtatatatatagtggaGATTTGATCTCCTTAGGTTCTTCGTGAGTTTACTTGTTATATTTTGATGTGCCTTAGTGAAGATTAATGCCTGGTTTTGGATAAAGCTAGGTTGTTCTCTTTTATAGTTGTAGGGACAAAAGGTTGTTCCTCTCTGGTGTTGGGTAAAAAGGGGTAAAAGAAAACCAAAAGAACGATAGTTTTAACATGTTCCTGAATGCCTTTCTTCAAACCTGCAGCTCAGTAGTTTCTTTGATTCCTATAGTTCCCTTTAAAATTACCTAAAACAAATGTTTCTCCGGCTCTTCAAATTTCAAAAGTGGTGCCACACCCGTGTTGGATCCttaaaaataaacaacttttggaggatccaacatgCACCTGGTGGTATTTTTGGAGAGTCAAGAGCATAGTAGCCTAAAACTAGTTCATGGATTCTGTTTTTCCAGACATCTATCATTGTTGAACTTGAAAAGTCATAATACGAGCCTCCCTTGTACTTTTTTGTGAGGTTATAGATCCTCAAGTGACCCAATTTTTGGAATCCTTACATAAAGGCAGGGCACTTATTATTGAGATTTTGAAGGAGACATAAGCAACCGGTTCCAAAGAAAACTTGGTTGTTATAGTGAAATGCTATTATAAAGTGTGGCTATTGTAGATAGATCTGATTGTAGTTTTCGTTTCCGATCACATAGATCAGGCTAAGTTAAATTCTTTCTGGTAGAACCATATTATGCCATGAAGCTATTCCTCAGAAAtccatattttattttgagagtCTGTGGATAACAAcatcatgatttttttatgactCATGTTGTAATTTTCCATTGTAAATGCAGTACTTCCCTTTCATTATTTCTTGGTGTACTTACTTTGATAATGAAGCCTTAACTCAAGTTGGTTTACCTATTAAATTAGAATTGACTTGTTAGTTGGATAAGTTCTCTCTTCAGATTTTTATAACCAATAGGTTTTCTCCTTGTACTCAACCTGTGACACATTTCATTGACCTTGAcactttgttctttttttttttttccaaaaaaataaaaataaattttggtcTACATACAGATTACGGGGCCTACTCTGTTGTAATTTATTAGCAAGTCTAGTTCTTTGAATATTGGTAGCCTTTCATTTTGTCCTGGTGCCTTTGAATTGTTTGGGACCATCCTTGAGATTTATCATTCAGTGTACCTTGAGAACAAGATAATCAATAAGGTTCTCATGTTCAATGTTTTCACAATTCTGTACTAGTTCTTACTTCTTCTTAGTGTCTTTGAATTTGAAGTCTTGTTGTTGTACTGAgctcttgttatatgattttacaGGCATTAGCAGATAATTTTATTACATCATGAATCAAGATATGGCCTTAGAACAGCTTGACACTACCTTTAACAAACACGATACTCCATTAGGGAAATGGAAGTCAATGAACGATGAAGTTGAAGAGAATATTTCTGGTGGCTTCGACTGTAACATATGCCTGGATTGTGTGCACGAACCTGTGATAACTTTATGCGGTCATCTTTACTGCTGGCCTTGCATTTACAAATGGATTTATTTCCAGAGTGTTTCTTCAGAAAATTCGGATCAGCAACAACCGCAATGCCCTGTTTGCAAGGCTGAAGTCTCAGAAAAAACCTTGATTCCACTCTATGGACGCGGTGGTCAATCTACAAAACCATCCGAAGGAAAGGCTCCGAATCTTGGCATAGTGATCCCACAAAGGCCCCCTAGTCCAAGGTGTGGTGGTCACTTCTTGTTACCAACTACTGATTCAAATCCATCCCAGCTACTTCAACGACGAGGTTATCAACAGCAGTCTCAAACACGTCAACCGGCTTATCAGGGTAGCTACATGTCTTCGCCCATGCTCAGCCCTGGTGGTGCGACTGCGAATATGTTACAACACTCCATGATTGGAGAAGTAGCCTATGCAAGAATTTTTGGCAACTCATCAACAACTATGTATACATATCCAAACTCTTATAATCTAGCAATCAGCAGTAGCCCAAGAATGAGAAGGCAATTATCACAGGCTGATAGATCACTTGGCAGAATAtgttttttcctattttgttgCTTTGTCACATGTCTAATCTTGTTTTGAACACTTTTTTCCTCCTGTCTTTTGCTTGTACTTTGTACAAAAAGATTTGGTGTTgtagtctcagtaaaaaaaaaagggcagcctggtgcaTCTAAACTCCTGCTATCTATGTGCAGGGTTTCGGAAAGGGCTGGACAACAACGGTACGTTATAGTCCCTTATAGTAGATAAGAAAATGTACAACAGCCTCGGCTAAATGTGTAACAAATCATAGAAGCTTTTGCCTCTTTGATTGTTGCTAAACACTCTTGGAATTAGAGTGCTTTCATTGAACccttttttgatattataatcTAAGAAATGAGGTTTGAAGTTCT
Coding sequences within:
- the LOC107855034 gene encoding E3 ubiquitin-protein ligase RMA1H1 encodes the protein MNQDMALEQLDTTFNKHDTPLGKWKSMNDEVEENISGGFDCNICLDCVHEPVITLCGHLYCWPCIYKWIYFQSVSSENSDQQQPQCPVCKAEVSEKTLIPLYGRGGQSTKPSEGKAPNLGIVIPQRPPSPRCGGHFLLPTTDSNPSQLLQRRGYQQQSQTRQPAYQGSYMSSPMLSPGGATANMLQHSMIGEVAYARIFGNSSTTMYTYPNSYNLAISSSPRMRRQLSQADRSLGRICFFLFCCFVTCLILF